A single Garra rufa chromosome 9, GarRuf1.0, whole genome shotgun sequence DNA region contains:
- the LOC141343309 gene encoding zymogen granule membrane protein 16-like, protein MLQFFLILSAVYAMGMAAPLPDLFSYSPAAGDGSGTEFSTASDGRITGIRVWEYNYWGGGYISGFQLRYESNWTAVVGVNSGNLVEVILYDKEAIIQVSGKFYSGYIYELVFVTNQGRLFKVGQSNGLSFNFYPIQKGNELRFLSGRQNGAGITSIGAHWAALRTGK, encoded by the exons ATGTTGCAGTTTTTCCTGATTCTCTCTGCAGTTTATGCCATGGGCATGGCAGCAC CTTTACCTGATCTTTTCTCTTACTCACCTGCTGCTGGGGATGGCAGTGGGACTGAATTTTCCACTGCCAGTGATGGTCGCATTACTGGTATCAGAGTCTGGGAATACAATTACTGGGGTGGCGGTTATATCTCTGG GTTCCAGCTGAGGTATGAGAGTAACTGGACAGCAGTGGTTGGTGTAAATAGTGGCAATCTGGTGGAAGTCATACTCTATGACAAAGAAGCAATTATTCAGGTCTCTGGAAAGTTTTACTCTGGTTACATCTATGAGCTTGTGTTTGTCACTAATCAGGGGCGCCTATTTAAAGTGGGACAGTCTAATGGGCTCTCATTTAACTTCTATCCAATCCAAAAAGGAAATGAGCTGCGTTTTCTCAGTGGTCGACAGAATGGAGCTGGCATCACCTCCATTGGGGCTCATTGGGCCGCATTACGTACTGGGAAATAA
- the LOC141343422 gene encoding zymogen granule membrane protein 16-like has product MLQLILVLSGVCTVGMAMPLPDFYSYSLAAGDGSGVEYSTAYVGRLTGIRVWEYSGAYISGFQLSYDGNWTTMVCVSYGTPMEMILHADESIVQVSGKYDSGYIFELMFVTSEGRSLKVGQPSGMSFNFYPTHDGSELRFLSGRQNGYGITSIGAHWGVYHTSVAP; this is encoded by the exons ATGTTGCAACTTATTTTGGTTCTCTCTGGAGTCTGTACAGTGGGCATGGCCATGC CTTTACCTGATTTCTACTCTTACTCCCTGGCTGCTGGGGATGGCAGTGGGGTTGAATATTCCACTGCATATGTGGGTCGGCTTACTGGTATCAGAGTCTGGGAATACAGTGGCGCATACATTAGTGG ATTCCAGCTGAGTTATGATGGTAATTGGACAACAATGGTTTGTGTAAGCTATGGCACTCCAATGGAGATGATACTTCATGCAGATGAATCCATCGTTCAGGTGTCTGGAAAGTATGACAGTGGCTACATCTTTGAGCTTATGTTTGTCACTAGTGAAGGCCGCTCGTTAAAAGTGGGACAGCCTTCTGGAATGTCATTTAATTTCTACCCGACCCATGATGGAAGTGAATTACGTTTTCTCAGTGGTCGACAGAATGGATATGGCATCACCTCAATTGGGGCTCATTGGGGTGTCTACCACACCAGTGTAGCACCTTAA